Proteins from one Planctomyces sp. SH-PL62 genomic window:
- a CDS encoding DUF421 domain-containing protein, with protein sequence MNSILRAVAVYVFLLFVVRAAGRRTLGEMRTFDFVLLLIMSEATQNAMIGDDFSLTSAALVILTLLGLDLSLAAAKRRWKPLDRVVDGLPTILIESGRPLEDRLAWARVDLEDVLEAARRSQGLESLAQVKYAILERNGDISIIPADR encoded by the coding sequence ATGAATTCGATTCTTCGCGCCGTCGCGGTCTATGTGTTCCTCCTCTTCGTGGTGCGCGCGGCGGGGCGTCGCACGCTCGGCGAAATGCGGACGTTCGACTTCGTGCTCCTCCTGATCATGAGCGAGGCGACCCAGAATGCCATGATCGGCGACGATTTCTCGCTGACGAGCGCCGCGCTGGTCATCCTGACGCTCCTCGGACTCGACCTTTCCCTGGCGGCGGCGAAGCGGCGGTGGAAGCCGCTCGATCGGGTCGTCGACGGGCTCCCCACGATCCTCATCGAATCGGGCAGGCCGCTGGAGGATCGCCTGGCCTGGGCGCGCGTCGACCTGGAAGACGTGCTGGAGGCGGCCCGACGCTCGCAGGGACTCGAGTCGCTCGCCCAGGTCAAGTACGCGATCCTCGAGCGCAACGGCGACATTTCGATCATCCCCGCCGATCGCTGA